From the Dunckerocampus dactyliophorus isolate RoL2022-P2 chromosome 12, RoL_Ddac_1.1, whole genome shotgun sequence genome, one window contains:
- the gap43 gene encoding neuromodulin has product MLCCIRRTKPVEKNEEADQKIEQDGTTNKPEDKAHKAATKIQASFRGHITRKKMKDGEEEKEGDSPAATEEATEGGEEAKKTAGSPVKEENAAEEEGKKEEETSQAKSPVAEKPANSPAAAAPSPAGAATSPVAAAPAAVSPTAPSEAPKEEPKAEEKAEEKPKEVEAPAAAAKSPNTATAEEKVEEKGEEKQEEARQADVPAAVSPTAEKEEPGQTKDKDAAEESKAAGDTPADAAAEATESKDD; this is encoded by the exons ATGCTGTGCTGCATAAGAAGAACCAAACCG GTGGAGAAAAATGAGGAGGCGGACCAAAAGATTGAGCAGGATGGCACTACCAACAAACCGGAAGACAAGGCCCACAAGGCTGCCACCAAAATACAGGCCAGCTTCCGTGGACACATAACTCGGAAAAAGATGAAAGACGGAGAGGAAGAGAAGGAGGGAGATAGTCCTGCTGCTACAGAAGAAGCAACAGAGGGCGGAGAGGAGGCGAAGAAAACAGCGGGGTCCCCAGTTAAGGAGGAGAATGCTGCAgaagaggagggaaaaaaggaggaggaaacgAGCCAAGCCAAAAGCCCGGTGGCAGAAAAGCCTGCTAACTCGCCAGCAGCTGCTGCTCCCTCTCCTGCAGGAGCAGCGACGTCTCCTGTAGCGGCGGCACCTGCTGCTGTCTCCCCTACAGCGCCTTCCGAGGCCCCCAAAGAGGAGCCAAAGGCCGAGGAAAAAGCTGAAGAGAAGCCCAAAGAGGTGGAAGCCCCGGCTGCGGCGGCCAAGAGTCCCAACACCGCTACAGCTGAGGAAAAGGTGGAAGAGAAGGGTGAGGAGAAACAGGAGGAGGCCAGACAAGCCGATGTGCCTGCCGCTGTCAGTCCGACAGCTGAGAAGGAGGAGCCTGGTCAAACAAAAGATAAAG ATGCTGCAGAGGAGTCTAAAGCAGCGGGTGACACCCCAGCAGACGCGGCTGCGGAGGCCACTGAGTCCAAGGATGACTGA